In Paenibacillus guangzhouensis, a single window of DNA contains:
- a CDS encoding YeiH family protein, whose protein sequence is MEQTQILAVQQKRKIPFGWLAGLGLTFVIAIVAKWLSALPFLNIMGQLVIALLIGMVIRSMIVVPERIAVGTNFSSKKLLRFGIILLGMRLNLVDLVHAGPKVLLLAVIVIIFTIPVVYGLARLFKVEQRLSLLTACGSAICGAAAVVAIAPQLKAKEEETAIAAAVVAILGTLFTLTYTLLYPILGLSDLGYGVFSGATLHEIAHVIAAAAPGGKAAVDLAVIEKLTRVALLVPVAIGIGIAANRLERKQSGDQGKFDWRSIPIPWFIVGFLAVSGIHSLGIIPTGVADFIVVIAYMLIAMAMAGLGLSVDFGAFRRFGLKSFAAGLIGSILLALLGFGLVHVLQLA, encoded by the coding sequence GTGGAACAGACACAAATACTTGCTGTGCAGCAAAAAAGGAAAATACCGTTCGGATGGCTGGCTGGGTTAGGATTAACATTTGTAATTGCTATCGTCGCAAAGTGGTTGTCGGCACTTCCGTTTCTAAATATTATGGGTCAGCTTGTGATTGCTTTGTTGATCGGGATGGTGATACGATCGATGATCGTCGTACCGGAACGTATCGCGGTTGGAACGAACTTCTCGAGTAAGAAGCTGCTTCGCTTCGGTATTATTCTACTCGGGATGCGGCTCAATCTTGTGGATCTCGTGCACGCCGGACCGAAGGTGCTGCTGCTGGCGGTGATTGTCATTATCTTCACGATACCGGTTGTCTATGGGCTTGCGCGTCTCTTCAAGGTAGAGCAGCGGTTAAGCCTTCTCACGGCATGCGGTTCCGCCATCTGCGGGGCAGCGGCTGTTGTAGCGATCGCGCCGCAGCTCAAGGCGAAGGAAGAAGAGACGGCGATTGCGGCAGCGGTCGTGGCGATTCTCGGGACGTTGTTTACGCTAACCTATACATTGTTGTATCCCATTCTCGGGCTCTCTGATTTAGGATATGGCGTATTCTCGGGAGCCACGCTCCATGAGATTGCCCATGTCATCGCGGCGGCGGCACCGGGAGGGAAAGCAGCGGTCGACCTTGCTGTCATCGAGAAATTGACGCGCGTTGCGCTGCTCGTACCGGTCGCGATCGGGATTGGCATTGCGGCGAATCGTCTCGAGCGTAAGCAGAGCGGGGACCAAGGGAAATTCGATTGGCGTTCGATTCCGATACCATGGTTCATCGTAGGGTTCCTTGCAGTGAGCGGCATTCATTCGCTCGGCATCATCCCGACGGGTGTGGCCGATTTCATCGTGGTTATCGCTTATATGCTGATCGCGATGGCAATGGCGGGGCTTGGGTTAAGCGTTGACTTCGGTGCATTCCGGCGCTTCGGGCTCAAATCGTTCGCAGCAGGTCTCATTGGTTCGATTCTGCTTGCTCTTCTAGGATTTGGATTGGTACATGTACTTCAGCTTGCATAA
- a CDS encoding NADH:flavin oxidoreductase/NADH oxidase gives MTHLSTPYKLKNLELKNRIVMPPMCQYSVEAMDGTPTDWHFVHYVSRAVGGTGLIIMEMTDVEPDGRISNYDLGLWSDEQIPAYRRIIDEVHKYGSKIGIQIAHAGRKAGDALVPVSSSAIPVTENDKTPRALTTDEVKAMVVKFKESARRAVEAGVDTIEIHGAHGYLIHQFHSPALNQRTDEYGQDYAKFGVEIIQAIKSVIPADMPLIMRISAIEYMDGGYDIDHMIKVSRQYQEAGVDLFHVSTGGEAPAGSKKPGNYPGYQVPVARTIKEALQVPVIAVGILDDPKLAEATVANGDADLVAVGRGMLRDPYWALHALQAVSKDAVPPKQYVRGY, from the coding sequence ATGACACATTTATCTACACCCTACAAATTGAAAAACCTTGAATTGAAAAATAGAATCGTGATGCCGCCGATGTGCCAATATTCCGTTGAAGCGATGGACGGTACGCCGACCGACTGGCATTTCGTTCACTATGTTTCCCGTGCCGTTGGCGGTACAGGTCTTATCATTATGGAGATGACGGATGTTGAACCTGATGGACGTATTTCCAACTATGATCTAGGTTTATGGTCGGATGAACAAATTCCAGCATATCGCCGAATCATTGATGAGGTGCATAAATACGGCTCCAAGATCGGTATCCAAATCGCTCATGCGGGACGTAAAGCAGGCGATGCACTCGTTCCAGTGAGCTCTTCAGCCATCCCAGTAACCGAGAACGATAAGACACCTCGCGCCCTCACAACAGATGAAGTGAAAGCCATGGTCGTGAAGTTCAAGGAATCTGCGCGTCGTGCCGTGGAAGCTGGCGTGGATACGATCGAGATCCATGGAGCACATGGGTACCTCATCCATCAGTTCCACTCTCCTGCGCTTAATCAACGTACGGACGAATACGGTCAAGATTACGCGAAATTCGGCGTTGAGATCATCCAGGCGATTAAGAGCGTGATCCCGGCCGATATGCCACTTATCATGCGCATCTCGGCAATTGAGTACATGGATGGTGGTTATGATATCGATCATATGATCAAGGTATCCCGTCAATATCAAGAAGCTGGCGTAGACCTCTTCCATGTCTCTACAGGCGGCGAAGCACCTGCAGGCAGCAAGAAGCCCGGTAACTATCCTGGGTACCAAGTGCCAGTGGCGCGTACGATCAAGGAAGCATTACAAGTTCCGGTTATTGCCGTAGGTATACTTGATGATCCTAAGCTTGCTGAAGCAACGGTAGCGAATGGCGATGCGGACCTCGTAGCGGTAGGCCGCGGTATGCTGCGCGATCCTTACTGGGCGCTGCATGCGTTGCAAGCCGTATCGAAAGATGCGGTACCTCCGAAGCAATATGTAAGAGGATATTAA
- a CDS encoding winged helix-turn-helix transcriptional regulator — MDTSEHLILTKAPFGKTCAIEKTLDVIGTKWTFLILHDLLIEGTMRFSDILKSMDGISPKTLALRLRELEQHGLLIRTVYPEVPPRVEYTLTPKGKQLEGVFIEMKRFGLGLID, encoded by the coding sequence TTGGATACATCAGAACACCTTATTTTAACCAAAGCTCCGTTCGGCAAAACATGTGCAATCGAGAAAACACTCGATGTGATCGGGACGAAATGGACGTTCTTAATCCTCCATGATTTGTTGATTGAAGGAACGATGCGGTTCAGCGATATTCTGAAGTCGATGGATGGCATTAGTCCGAAGACGCTGGCGCTCAGACTAAGAGAGCTAGAGCAGCACGGCCTGCTGATACGCACGGTGTACCCTGAAGTACCGCCGCGGGTGGAGTATACATTAACGCCCAAAGGAAAGCAGCTGGAGGGTGTATTCATAGAAATGAAACGGTTCGGATTAGGTTTGATCGATTGA